The following are from one region of the Bradyrhizobium septentrionale genome:
- a CDS encoding PaaI family thioesterase gives MPRFEPKNPDYRAVATATFGRQRAMQTLGISIARIEPGEVDLAMPYAPEFCQQNGFVHAGIITAGLDNACGIAAFTLMPDGSDILTVEFKTNLLAPARGERFVFCGVVVKPGRTLTVCDGRAYAVQDGVETLIATMSGTLMALQRRA, from the coding sequence ATGCCGCGTTTCGAACCGAAGAATCCCGACTATCGCGCAGTCGCGACCGCGACATTCGGGCGCCAGCGCGCGATGCAGACGCTCGGCATCTCGATCGCGCGCATCGAGCCCGGCGAGGTCGATCTCGCAATGCCCTATGCGCCGGAGTTCTGCCAGCAGAACGGCTTTGTGCATGCCGGCATCATCACTGCTGGCCTCGACAATGCCTGCGGGATCGCCGCCTTCACGCTGATGCCCGACGGCTCCGACATCCTCACCGTGGAGTTCAAGACCAACCTTCTGGCGCCGGCCCGCGGCGAGCGGTTCGTGTTCTGCGGCGTCGTGGTCAAGCCCGGCCGTACGCTGACCGTCTGCGACGGCAGGGCTTACGCGGTGCAGGACGGCGTCGAAACGCTGATCGCGACCATGAGCGGAACGCTGATGGCGTTGCAGCGGCGGGCGTAA
- a CDS encoding CidA/LrgA family protein, translating into MIASLSLILLCQLVGEVAVRALGVPVPGPVVGLVFLLLLLLARDRFPALARGPLGDDGVESASRAMLANLSLLFVPAGVGVVQKLDLLAEHGIAILVILAVSVIVTLLATVATFVAASSLLPREEDRP; encoded by the coding sequence ATGATCGCCAGCCTCAGCCTGATCCTGCTCTGTCAGCTGGTCGGCGAGGTCGCCGTGCGGGCGCTTGGCGTGCCGGTGCCGGGGCCGGTGGTCGGGCTGGTGTTCCTGCTGTTGCTGCTATTGGCGCGCGACCGCTTTCCGGCGCTGGCGCGCGGGCCGCTCGGCGATGACGGCGTCGAGAGTGCGAGCCGCGCCATGCTGGCCAATCTTTCGCTGCTGTTCGTTCCGGCCGGCGTCGGCGTGGTGCAGAAGCTCGATCTGCTCGCCGAGCACGGCATCGCGATCCTGGTGATCCTCGCGGTTTCGGTCATCGTGACGCTGCTGGCGACGGTCGCGACCTTCGTTGCGGCGAGCAGTCTGCTGCCGCGCGAGGAGGACAGGCCGTGA
- a CDS encoding LrgB family protein: MSDNPFSLWVYLSQSPLLWLTVTLLIYAVTDAVSLKTRRHPLANPVLHSLWIIGAFLLVTKTSYTTYFAGAQFVHFLLGPATVALAVPLYENRRRVAAAILPMLVALAVGSLTAIVSVVLLAQAFGLPRDIILSLAPKSVTAGVAMGISESLHADPSLTAVSVILTGIMGAIIVTPLMNFTGITDFRGRGFAAGIAAHGIGTARAFQVDEVAGVFAGIAMSLNALVTSLLVPLAVTYLVR, encoded by the coding sequence GTGAGCGATAATCCGTTCTCGCTCTGGGTCTATCTCTCGCAGTCGCCGCTGCTCTGGCTGACCGTGACGCTGCTGATCTATGCCGTGACCGATGCGGTGTCGCTGAAGACAAGGCGGCATCCGCTCGCCAATCCCGTGCTGCATTCGCTCTGGATCATCGGCGCGTTCCTGCTCGTGACGAAAACCTCCTACACCACCTATTTTGCCGGTGCGCAGTTCGTGCACTTCCTGCTCGGACCTGCGACGGTCGCGCTGGCGGTGCCGCTCTATGAGAACCGCAGGCGGGTCGCGGCCGCGATCCTGCCGATGCTGGTTGCGCTCGCGGTCGGGTCGCTCACGGCGATCGTCTCGGTGGTGCTGCTGGCGCAGGCGTTCGGGCTGCCGCGCGACATCATCCTGTCGCTGGCGCCGAAATCGGTCACCGCCGGCGTCGCGATGGGCATCAGCGAATCGCTGCATGCCGATCCGTCGTTGACGGCGGTGTCGGTGATCCTCACCGGCATCATGGGGGCGATCATCGTCACCCCGTTGATGAACTTCACCGGGATTACCGACTTCCGCGGCCGCGGCTTTGCCGCCGGCATCGCCGCCCATGGCATCGGCACCGCGCGGGCCTTCCAGGTCGACGAGGTCGCCGGCGTCTTTGCCGGGATCGCGATGAGCCTGAACGCGCTGGTCACCTCGCTGCTGGTGCCGCTCGCGGTGACCTATCTGGTGCGCTGA
- a CDS encoding sulfite exporter TauE/SafE family protein — MFSATQSVLGLASGLLVGFSLGLVGGGGSILAVPLMVYVVGVPEPHVAIGTSAIAVAANAAINLSNHARGGTVIWSCALVFALSGMCGAFGGSILGKMLEGQKLLALFSLVMLAIAGLMLKTRARVGVTDVKISMSNMPAIIGLGLTTGTMSGFFGIGGGFLIVPALMLATGMPIMNAVSSSLVAVTAFGMTTALSYAWSGLVSWGLAGLFVAGGVAGGLMGTRSARHLSERRGALNIVFATVIIVVAIYMLLRNINVS, encoded by the coding sequence GTGTTCTCCGCAACTCAAAGCGTGCTTGGGCTGGCATCGGGCCTGCTGGTCGGCTTTTCGCTTGGCCTGGTCGGCGGCGGCGGGTCGATCCTTGCCGTGCCGCTGATGGTCTATGTGGTCGGCGTGCCCGAGCCGCATGTCGCGATCGGCACCTCGGCGATCGCGGTCGCCGCCAATGCCGCGATCAACCTCTCCAACCACGCCCGCGGCGGCACCGTGATCTGGTCCTGCGCGCTGGTGTTCGCGCTGTCGGGCATGTGCGGGGCCTTCGGCGGCTCGATCCTCGGCAAGATGCTGGAGGGGCAGAAGCTGCTCGCGTTGTTCTCGCTGGTGATGCTGGCGATTGCGGGCCTGATGCTGAAGACCCGCGCGCGGGTCGGAGTGACCGACGTCAAGATCTCGATGTCCAACATGCCCGCGATCATCGGCCTCGGGCTGACGACCGGAACCATGTCCGGCTTCTTTGGCATCGGCGGCGGCTTCCTGATCGTGCCGGCCCTGATGCTGGCGACCGGTATGCCGATCATGAACGCGGTCAGTTCCTCGCTGGTCGCCGTCACCGCCTTCGGCATGACCACGGCGTTGAGCTATGCGTGGTCCGGGCTGGTGTCGTGGGGGCTGGCGGGGCTATTCGTCGCCGGCGGCGTCGCAGGCGGCCTGATGGGCACACGCAGCGCCCGGCACCTGTCGGAGCGGCGCGGCGCGCTTAATATCGTGTTTGCGACTGTGATTATCGTGGTGGCGATCTATATGCTGCTGCGTAACATCAATGTGTCCTGA
- a CDS encoding DsbA family protein, translating into MNHLTKSPLTNAGATRRGALGLLGAGIALLAAGGARAEDDNVLTEAQVLRDPDIPVIGNPKGDITIVEWFDYNCPYCRKLAPELRQVVQDDGKVRLVLKDWPILGPVSKVASRMALAAKYQDKFEAAHEAMISVNSRITEPRIAELLSGAGLDMDRLKKDLDANAKAIDAILARNNEQALAFGFNGTPSFIVGKYRVPGVLSMDQFEQVIADARKANMGRNNEKNL; encoded by the coding sequence ATGAACCATCTGACGAAATCGCCTCTGACCAACGCCGGTGCCACCCGCCGCGGCGCGCTCGGCCTGCTCGGTGCCGGCATCGCGCTGTTGGCCGCAGGCGGCGCGCGCGCCGAGGACGACAACGTTCTGACCGAGGCGCAGGTGTTGCGCGATCCGGATATCCCGGTGATCGGCAACCCCAAGGGCGACATCACCATCGTCGAATGGTTCGATTACAACTGCCCGTATTGCCGCAAGCTCGCGCCGGAACTGCGTCAGGTGGTGCAGGACGACGGCAAGGTCCGCCTCGTGCTGAAGGACTGGCCGATCCTCGGGCCGGTCTCCAAGGTCGCGTCGCGGATGGCGCTGGCGGCAAAATACCAGGATAAGTTCGAGGCTGCGCATGAGGCGATGATCTCGGTCAATTCGCGCATCACCGAGCCGCGCATCGCCGAATTGCTCTCGGGCGCCGGCCTCGACATGGACCGGCTCAAGAAGGATCTCGACGCCAACGCCAAGGCGATCGATGCGATCCTGGCGCGCAACAACGAGCAGGCGCTGGCGTTCGGCTTCAACGGCACGCCCTCGTTCATCGTCGGCAAGTATCGCGTGCCGGGCGTGCTCAGCATGGATCAGTTCGAGCAGGTGATCGCCGACGCCCGCAAGGCCAATATGGGCCGCAACAACGAAAAGAACTTGTAA
- a CDS encoding LysR family transcriptional regulator: MDRFDAMRVFTRVVERRSFSLAADDLGLPRSTVTDAVKGLEARLGVRLLERTTRTVRPTLDGEAHYRRCLSLISDLEDAEGAFGGARPKGLLRLEVQRTLARHFLLPNLPGFLAEYPDIEINMSESDRWVDLIREGVDCVLRFGQLPDSDMIARRVTMLERLTCATPDYFARFGMPTDPFALDGHRMIGIRSLTTGRVRPMEFVIDGALKQFPLPAPMSVTGPESYLASAKLGLGLVQVPRFHAETDLANGTLVPVLQQCPPPSVPVSLLYPRNRQLSPRVRVFIDYVMRVFGRS, from the coding sequence ATGGACCGCTTCGACGCGATGCGGGTGTTCACCCGGGTGGTGGAACGGCGCAGCTTCTCGCTGGCCGCCGACGACCTCGGCCTGCCGCGCTCGACGGTGACGGACGCGGTGAAGGGGCTGGAGGCGCGGCTCGGCGTGCGGCTGCTCGAGCGCACCACGCGCACGGTCCGGCCGACGCTCGACGGCGAGGCGCATTACCGCCGCTGCCTGTCGCTGATCTCTGACCTCGAAGACGCCGAGGGCGCGTTCGGCGGCGCGCGGCCGAAGGGGCTGTTGCGGCTCGAGGTGCAGCGCACGCTGGCACGGCACTTCCTGCTGCCGAACCTGCCGGGCTTCCTCGCTGAGTATCCCGACATCGAAATCAACATGAGCGAGAGCGATCGCTGGGTCGATCTGATCCGCGAAGGCGTCGACTGCGTGCTGCGCTTCGGCCAATTGCCCGACAGCGACATGATCGCGCGGCGGGTGACGATGCTGGAGCGGCTGACCTGCGCCACGCCGGATTACTTCGCGCGCTTCGGCATGCCGACCGATCCGTTCGCGCTCGACGGCCATCGCATGATCGGCATTCGCTCGCTGACGACGGGACGCGTGCGGCCAATGGAGTTCGTGATCGACGGCGCACTCAAACAATTTCCACTGCCCGCGCCGATGTCGGTGACCGGCCCCGAAAGTTATCTGGCGAGCGCCAAACTCGGCCTCGGCCTCGTGCAGGTGCCGCGCTTCCACGCCGAAACCGATCTCGCCAACGGCACGCTGGTGCCGGTGCTGCAGCAATGTCCGCCGCCGTCGGTGCCGGTATCCCTGCTCTATCCGCGCAACCGCCAGCTTTCGCCGCGGGTTCGCGTGTTCATCGATTATGTGATGCGGGTGTTTGGGCGCAGTTGA
- a CDS encoding SDR family oxidoreductase — MTNQANKVALVTGASRGIGAAVAERLARDGFTVVINYAGDAKPARAVADRIEAAGGRALTAKADVSDANAVRGMFDAAEAAFGGVDVLVNNAGIMKLGKIADSDDAAFDQQVAVNLKGSFNTMREAARRLRDGGRIVNFSTSVVGTRLETYGIYVATKAAIESLTAILSKELRGRGITVNAVAPGPTATDLFLHGKSDELIDRFAKMVPLERLGTPDDIANAVSFLVGPDGSWINGQTLRANGGLV, encoded by the coding sequence ATGACCAACCAAGCCAACAAGGTAGCTCTGGTGACGGGTGCCTCGCGCGGAATCGGCGCGGCGGTTGCCGAGCGCCTCGCCAGGGACGGCTTCACCGTCGTCATCAACTACGCCGGCGACGCCAAGCCCGCCCGGGCGGTCGCCGACCGGATCGAGGCCGCCGGCGGCCGGGCGCTGACGGCCAAGGCCGATGTCAGCGATGCCAACGCGGTGCGCGGCATGTTCGACGCGGCGGAAGCGGCGTTCGGCGGCGTCGATGTGCTGGTCAACAATGCCGGCATCATGAAGCTCGGCAAGATCGCCGACAGCGACGATGCCGCCTTCGACCAGCAGGTCGCGGTCAATCTGAAGGGCAGCTTCAACACCATGCGCGAGGCGGCGCGCCGGCTGCGCGACGGCGGACGCATCGTCAACTTCTCGACCAGCGTCGTCGGCACCAGGCTCGAGACCTACGGCATCTATGTCGCGACCAAGGCGGCGATCGAGTCACTGACCGCGATCCTGTCGAAGGAATTGCGCGGCCGCGGCATCACCGTGAATGCGGTCGCGCCCGGCCCGACCGCGACCGACCTGTTCCTGCACGGCAAGTCGGACGAACTGATCGACCGCTTCGCCAAGATGGTGCCGCTGGAGCGGCTCGGCACGCCCGACGACATCGCCAACGCAGTGTCGTTCCTGGTTGGTCCCGACGGCTCCTGGATCAACGGCCAGACGCTGCGCGCCAATGGCGGCCTGGTCTGA
- a CDS encoding phospholipase, with translation MSEAVVDNIVAVLPPLLQTLESLSFVARNLNPPDFDRVMQIAGEPDEALQAVRPLLAGWPERFDHIKTALEAAIDAALAGYAGLRAVQNGEGDLVSVFRALRYLPRAQEALYPLTELPPVSHFFLAPDLRENADLQARLAATPNENTGIFHERNEPGSRGGFSMYVPEYYAPDRTWPLVMALHGGSGNGRGFLWSWLRDARSRGAILVAPTATGQTWALMGDDTDTPNLNRIIDQVRERWRIDETRMLLTGMSDGGTFSYVSGLDGASRFTHLAPVAATFHPLMAEMADADRLRGLPIFITHGRLDWMFPVQTARQTQGLLSAAGAKVTYREIDDLSHTYPREINAEIFRWLNGDRADGA, from the coding sequence ATGAGCGAGGCCGTGGTTGATAACATCGTGGCCGTGCTGCCGCCGCTGTTGCAGACGCTGGAATCGCTGTCCTTTGTCGCGCGCAATCTCAACCCGCCGGACTTCGATCGCGTGATGCAGATCGCGGGCGAGCCCGACGAGGCCTTGCAGGCGGTGCGGCCGCTTCTCGCCGGATGGCCGGAGAGATTCGACCACATCAAGACCGCACTTGAAGCTGCGATCGATGCGGCGCTCGCGGGCTACGCGGGCCTGCGCGCGGTGCAGAATGGCGAAGGCGATCTGGTCAGCGTGTTCCGCGCGCTGCGCTATCTGCCGCGGGCGCAGGAGGCACTCTATCCCTTGACGGAGTTGCCGCCGGTAAGCCACTTCTTCCTCGCGCCCGACTTGCGCGAGAATGCCGATCTGCAGGCCAGGCTCGCTGCCACGCCAAACGAGAACACCGGCATTTTCCATGAGCGCAACGAACCGGGCAGCCGCGGCGGCTTCTCGATGTATGTGCCGGAATATTACGCGCCCGATCGCACCTGGCCGCTGGTGATGGCGCTGCATGGCGGCAGCGGCAACGGCCGCGGCTTCCTGTGGAGCTGGCTGCGCGACGCGCGCAGCCGCGGCGCCATCCTGGTGGCGCCGACCGCGACCGGCCAGACCTGGGCGCTGATGGGCGACGACACCGACACGCCGAACCTCAACCGCATCATCGACCAGGTGCGCGAACGCTGGCGCATCGACGAGACGCGCATGCTGCTGACCGGGATGAGCGACGGCGGCACCTTCAGCTATGTCAGCGGGCTCGACGGCGCCTCGCGCTTCACGCATCTTGCGCCGGTCGCGGCAACCTTCCATCCGCTGATGGCCGAGATGGCCGATGCGGATCGGCTGCGCGGCTTGCCGATCTTCATCACCCATGGCCGGCTTGACTGGATGTTCCCGGTGCAGACCGCACGGCAGACCCAGGGATTGCTGTCGGCCGCCGGCGCCAAGGTCACCTATCGCGAGATCGATGATCTCAGTCACACCTATCCGCGTGAGATCAATGCGGAGATCTTCCGGTGGCTGAACGGCGATCGCGCCGACGGCGCGTAG
- a CDS encoding S1C family serine protease, with translation MPSTTEWKVPPAFQPRPEDYRFDLDRALTSVVGLHSIIPPDAFSAETLGTERAGNGVLIDDGLVLTIGYLITEAATVWLHLGDGRVVEGHALGFDFESGFGLVQALGRLDLAPLPIGRSAATRVGDSVVVGGAGGRTRSVASQIVAKQEFAGYWEYLLDEALFTYPSHPNWGGTGLINNSGELIGIGSLQLERERSGRAEHVNMIVPIDLLNPVLDDLRKFGRVNKPSRPWLGMYTTEIDNRLVVAGIASKGPAARAELKTGDVIIAVDGDKVTSQTGFYRKLWSLGTAGVDVPLTVYHEGVTFDVTLTSIDRMKLLKAPRLH, from the coding sequence ATGCCCTCCACCACCGAATGGAAAGTGCCACCGGCCTTTCAGCCTCGCCCCGAAGATTACCGCTTCGATCTCGATCGCGCGCTGACGAGTGTGGTCGGCCTGCATTCGATCATTCCGCCTGACGCCTTCAGCGCCGAGACGCTCGGCACCGAGCGCGCCGGCAATGGCGTGCTGATCGACGACGGGCTGGTGCTGACGATCGGTTACCTGATCACCGAGGCCGCAACGGTGTGGCTGCATCTCGGCGACGGCCGGGTCGTCGAGGGCCACGCGCTCGGTTTCGATTTCGAATCCGGCTTCGGCCTGGTGCAGGCGCTCGGCCGGCTCGATCTCGCTCCGCTGCCGATCGGCCGGTCGGCGGCAACGCGGGTCGGCGACAGTGTCGTGGTCGGCGGCGCCGGCGGCCGCACCCGCTCGGTCGCGAGCCAGATCGTGGCGAAGCAGGAATTCGCGGGCTATTGGGAGTACCTGCTCGACGAGGCGCTCTTCACCTACCCGTCGCATCCGAACTGGGGCGGCACCGGACTGATCAACAATTCCGGTGAGCTGATCGGCATCGGCTCGCTGCAGCTCGAACGCGAGCGCTCGGGCCGCGCCGAGCATGTCAACATGATCGTGCCGATCGATCTGCTCAATCCGGTGCTCGACGATTTGCGCAAGTTCGGCCGCGTCAACAAGCCGTCGCGGCCGTGGCTCGGCATGTACACGACCGAGATCGACAACCGCCTCGTGGTGGCCGGCATTGCCAGCAAGGGTCCGGCGGCGCGCGCCGAGCTGAAGACCGGCGATGTCATCATCGCGGTCGACGGCGACAAGGTGACGAGCCAGACCGGCTTCTACCGCAAGCTCTGGTCGCTCGGCACGGCCGGCGTCGACGTGCCGCTGACCGTCTACCACGAAGGCGTCACCTTCGACGTGACGCTGACCTCGATCGACCGCATGAAGCTGCTGAAGGCGCCGCGGCTGCACTAG
- a CDS encoding DUF2252 family protein, protein MSFRSDNKAFEAWLAEQCDVVKSDIVYKHHRMRKSAFIFLRATYFRWARKIGDWCPDLMDAPAVLSVGDLHLENFGTWRDADGRLVWGVNNFDEAAVMPYVLDLVRLATSIRLAPRPAISASEAAAALLDGYREGLDDPQPALLFEGQAWLRPYAEPDEAKVKKFWKDVADYPTAAPPPKIAAALRASLPRDVARNSIRLCRILRKGGGGLGRPRYAAIAYWRGGQVVREAKALVPSAWSWAHGSRARSAPHFMALATGRYRAPDPFLRPRHGFILRRIAADSHKIELGEDAGRKLQRKLIKAMAYDLASIHAAGTSRVSRLREDLKRRQRKQRNWLDAAAEIAEAKVRRDFREWRG, encoded by the coding sequence ATGTCGTTTCGCAGTGACAACAAGGCGTTCGAGGCCTGGCTCGCCGAACAGTGCGACGTCGTCAAATCCGACATCGTCTACAAGCACCACCGGATGCGCAAGAGCGCGTTCATCTTCCTGCGTGCGACCTATTTCCGCTGGGCGCGCAAGATCGGCGACTGGTGCCCGGATCTGATGGATGCGCCCGCGGTGCTCTCGGTCGGCGATCTGCATCTGGAGAATTTCGGCACCTGGCGCGATGCCGACGGACGCCTGGTGTGGGGCGTCAACAATTTCGACGAGGCCGCCGTGATGCCCTATGTGCTCGACCTGGTGCGGCTTGCGACCAGCATCCGGCTCGCGCCGCGCCCGGCGATCAGCGCAAGCGAGGCGGCTGCCGCGCTGCTCGACGGCTACCGCGAAGGGCTCGACGATCCGCAACCAGCGCTGTTGTTCGAAGGCCAGGCGTGGCTCAGGCCCTACGCCGAACCGGATGAGGCGAAGGTGAAGAAATTCTGGAAAGACGTCGCAGATTATCCGACCGCAGCGCCGCCGCCGAAGATCGCCGCAGCGCTGCGCGCGAGCCTGCCGCGCGATGTCGCGCGCAACAGCATTCGGCTGTGCCGCATCCTGCGCAAGGGTGGCGGCGGCCTCGGACGGCCGCGCTATGCGGCGATTGCCTATTGGCGCGGCGGCCAGGTCGTTCGCGAGGCGAAGGCGCTGGTGCCGTCGGCATGGAGCTGGGCGCATGGCAGCCGCGCCCGCAGCGCGCCTCACTTCATGGCACTGGCAACCGGACGGTACCGGGCGCCGGATCCATTCCTGCGTCCTCGTCACGGCTTCATCCTGCGCCGCATCGCCGCCGATTCCCACAAGATCGAGCTCGGCGAGGATGCCGGACGGAAACTGCAACGCAAGCTGATCAAGGCGATGGCTTATGATCTTGCATCGATCCATGCAGCCGGCACATCCCGGGTCAGCCGGTTGCGGGAAGACCTCAAGCGGCGGCAGCGGAAACAGCGCAACTGGCTCGATGCCGCCGCCGAAATCGCCGAGGCCAAGGTGCGGCGCGATTTCCGGGAGTGGCGCGGCTGA
- a CDS encoding PilZ domain-containing protein, with protein sequence MTSNGARIKVSREPRRQLNNRAAWITVDDGATESACAVVDISPGGAKITTEVEFEVKDRLALTLLADHAKRYPCEVVWRRGKTYGLKFVVAEPEPAEPAAEPAGVI encoded by the coding sequence ATGACGAGCAATGGAGCACGGATCAAGGTCAGTCGCGAGCCGCGGCGCCAGCTCAACAATCGTGCGGCCTGGATCACGGTCGATGACGGCGCAACCGAAAGCGCCTGCGCCGTGGTCGACATCTCGCCCGGCGGCGCCAAGATCACGACCGAGGTCGAGTTCGAGGTGAAGGACCGCCTTGCGCTGACATTGCTCGCCGATCACGCCAAGCGCTATCCCTGCGAGGTGGTGTGGCGGCGCGGCAAGACCTACGGGCTCAAATTCGTGGTGGCGGAGCCTGAGCCCGCCGAGCCGGCCGCGGAACCGGCCGGCGTTATCTAG
- a CDS encoding LysR family transcriptional regulator, whose product MPRHDVNDLIAFLAVARDRSFTRAAARLGVSQSALSHTMRALEERLGVRLLTRTTRSVAPTEAGERLLQGVGPRFEEIEAELAALNALREKPAGTIRINAGEHAAETILWPALEKFLPRYPDIKVELTVDNGLANIVAERFDAGVRLGEQLAKDMIAVRIAPDFRMVVVGAPTYFKRRERPKRPQDLTQHTCINIRLPTHGGIYAWEFEKRGRAIKVRVDGQLIFNSTALRIKAALAGLGLAYVAEDQVEAQLAKGQLVQVLDDWCAPFPGYHLYYPSRRQSSPAFALLVDALRYRD is encoded by the coding sequence ATGCCGCGGCATGACGTCAACGACCTGATCGCCTTCCTCGCGGTCGCGCGCGACCGCAGCTTCACCCGCGCCGCGGCAAGGCTCGGCGTCTCGCAATCGGCGCTCAGCCACACCATGCGCGCGCTGGAGGAACGGCTCGGCGTGCGGCTTCTGACCCGCACCACGCGCAGCGTCGCGCCGACCGAGGCCGGCGAGCGGCTGCTGCAGGGCGTCGGTCCGCGCTTCGAGGAAATCGAGGCCGAGCTCGCCGCGCTCAACGCCCTGCGCGAGAAACCGGCCGGCACCATCCGCATCAATGCCGGCGAGCACGCGGCCGAGACCATCCTGTGGCCGGCGCTGGAAAAGTTTCTGCCGCGCTATCCCGACATCAAGGTGGAGCTGACCGTCGACAACGGGCTCGCCAACATCGTAGCCGAGCGTTTTGACGCCGGCGTTCGCCTCGGCGAACAGCTGGCCAAGGACATGATCGCGGTGCGGATCGCGCCGGATTTCCGCATGGTCGTGGTCGGCGCGCCCACCTACTTCAAGAGGCGGGAGCGACCGAAGCGGCCGCAGGACCTGACACAGCACACCTGCATCAACATTCGCCTGCCGACCCATGGCGGCATCTATGCCTGGGAATTCGAGAAACGCGGACGCGCGATCAAGGTCCGCGTCGACGGACAATTGATTTTCAACAGCACCGCGCTGCGGATCAAGGCCGCGTTGGCCGGGCTGGGGCTCGCCTATGTGGCCGAGGATCAGGTGGAGGCGCAACTGGCCAAGGGCCAGCTGGTCCAGGTGCTCGACGACTGGTGCGCGCCATTCCCCGGCTATCACCTCTATTATCCGAGCCGCCGGCAATCCTCACCGGCCTTCGCCCTGCTGGTCGACGCGCTGCGCTATCGGGACTGA
- a CDS encoding aldo/keto reductase yields MQKRKLGNSNLEVSAIGLGCMGLSFAYGPAVDKAAGIALLRGAVERGVTLFDTAEVYGPFVNEELVGEALAPFRNDVVIATKFGFDIGSMAERHRSLNSRPEHIRAVADASLKRLKTDVIDLFYQHRVDPAVPIEDVAGTVKDLIAAGKVRHFGLSEAGVQTIRRAHAVQKVTALQSEYSMWERGPEAEILPVLEELGIGFVPYSPLGRGFLTGAISASTTFASDDFRNLVPRFSPKARRANQALVDQLGRIAAGKGATPAQIALAWLLAQKPWIVPIPGTTKLNRLDENIGAARLELTPADLAEIGTALAAIEVQGARYPEHLQQMVGR; encoded by the coding sequence ATGCAGAAGCGTAAACTCGGAAACAGCAATCTGGAGGTATCGGCGATCGGCTTGGGCTGCATGGGCCTCAGCTTCGCCTATGGTCCAGCGGTCGACAAAGCGGCCGGCATCGCGCTGCTGCGCGGCGCCGTCGAGCGCGGCGTCACCTTGTTCGACACCGCGGAGGTCTACGGCCCCTTCGTCAACGAGGAACTGGTCGGCGAGGCGCTGGCGCCGTTCCGCAACGATGTCGTGATCGCGACCAAGTTCGGCTTCGATATCGGCTCCATGGCCGAGCGGCACCGCTCGTTGAACAGCCGGCCTGAGCACATCAGGGCGGTCGCGGACGCCTCGCTGAAGCGGCTGAAGACCGATGTCATCGATCTGTTCTATCAGCATCGGGTCGATCCCGCGGTGCCGATCGAGGATGTCGCCGGCACCGTGAAAGACCTGATCGCTGCCGGCAAGGTCCGGCATTTCGGTCTCTCGGAGGCCGGCGTGCAGACCATTCGCCGCGCCCATGCGGTGCAGAAGGTCACCGCATTGCAGAGCGAATATTCGATGTGGGAGCGCGGGCCGGAAGCGGAGATCCTGCCGGTGCTGGAGGAGCTCGGCATCGGCTTCGTGCCCTACAGCCCGCTCGGCCGAGGTTTTCTCACCGGCGCGATCAGCGCATCCACCACGTTTGCGAGCGACGACTTCCGCAACCTCGTGCCGCGTTTCTCGCCGAAAGCCCGCCGCGCCAACCAGGCGCTGGTCGATCAGCTCGGCCGGATCGCCGCCGGCAAGGGCGCGACACCGGCCCAGATCGCGCTGGCCTGGCTGCTCGCGCAAAAACCGTGGATCGTGCCGATCCCGGGCACCACCAAGCTCAATCGTCTCGACGAGAACATCGGCGCCGCGCGGCTCGAGCTCACGCCCGCCGATCTTGCCGAGATCGGCACGGCGCTGGCCGCGATCGAGGTGCAGGGCGCGCGATATCCGGAGCATTTGCAGCAGATGGTCGGCCGGTGA
- a CDS encoding GNAT family N-acetyltransferase, with the protein MAHAFALRPYRAADEDAAIELWRQTWQQAYPSIDFDARVAWWRERWRNELVRDAAIVVAEESGALAGFVTIDNTGYLDQLVVDPAHWGSPLASAMLDEAKRLSPTGVTLLVNKDNARAIRFYERNGFVHAGEDINPTSGRPVLKMAWRR; encoded by the coding sequence GTGGCACACGCCTTCGCGCTCCGTCCCTATCGCGCCGCGGATGAAGACGCCGCCATCGAGCTGTGGCGGCAGACCTGGCAGCAGGCCTATCCGTCGATCGATTTCGACGCACGCGTGGCATGGTGGCGCGAGCGCTGGCGCAACGAATTGGTGCGCGATGCCGCGATCGTCGTCGCGGAAGAGAGCGGCGCGCTGGCCGGCTTCGTCACCATCGACAACACCGGCTATCTCGACCAGCTCGTGGTCGATCCCGCGCACTGGGGCTCGCCGCTGGCAAGCGCGATGCTCGATGAAGCCAAGCGCCTGTCGCCAACCGGCGTCACGCTCTTGGTCAACAAGGACAACGCCCGCGCCATCCGCTTCTATGAACGCAACGGCTTTGTGCATGCCGGCGAAGACATCAACCCGACCTCGGGACGCCCGGTGCTGAAGATGGCGTGGAGGCGGTGA